One Helianthus annuus cultivar XRQ/B chromosome 7, HanXRQr2.0-SUNRISE, whole genome shotgun sequence genomic region harbors:
- the LOC118480214 gene encoding secreted RxLR effector protein 161-like: protein MVVNHNLHMELNGELADKERYQRLVGKLIYLSHTRPDIAYAVGVVSQFMHQPQVAHMEAAQRTLRYLKGTTGHGVLFKANRHLNIELYTDADWAGDKGNRRSTSGNFSLVGGNLVTWRSKKQKVVALSSAEAVFRGIARGLSEVFWIRKLLEDIGFS from the coding sequence ATGGTGGTGAACCACAATCTTCACATGGAACTTAATGGCGAGCTTGCAGACAAAGAGAGGTATCAACGGCTCGTGGGCAAGTTAATTTATCTCTCACACACTCGCCCTGATATAGCTTATGCTGTTGGAGTGGTAAGTCAGTTTATGCACCAACCACAAGTTGCTCACATGGAAGCTGCTCAAAGAACTCTAAGGTACCTAAAGGGAACCACAGGCCATGGAGTGTTGTTCAAAGCAAATAGACATTTAAATATTGAGCTTTACACTGACGCCGACTGGGCAGGAGATAAGGGAAATCGAAGGTCAACATCAGGAAACTTCTCCTTGGTTGGTGGAAACCTTGTTACTTGGAGGAGTAAGAAACAGAAGGTGGTCGCTCTGTCAAGTGCAGAAGCAGTGTTCAGAGGCATAGCTCGAGGGTTAAGCGAAGTTTTTTGGATCAGGAAACTTCTAGAAGACATTGGTTTCTCCTAA